One genomic segment of Pseudomonas sp. p1(2021b) includes these proteins:
- a CDS encoding HupE/UreJ family protein, producing the protein MKKTFTLVLLLLALPAFAHPGHDGNPLHDGLLHPLTGLDHLLMLLGTGVLAALTRRSLSLPLATLAAMFAGAVCGHYFGDVMGMEMMIAVSLVVAAGAMLLPSRQLLLALAMPLFALFHGWAHGVEATPSAFWLFSAGFVTVSGLLLLAGFAVGCLLRRHQRLQKAFGGGLLAGAALVLAG; encoded by the coding sequence ATGAAAAAGACGTTCACCCTGGTTCTTCTCCTGCTGGCCTTGCCGGCGTTCGCCCACCCAGGCCATGACGGCAACCCCTTGCATGACGGTCTGCTGCACCCACTGACCGGCCTGGACCACCTGCTCATGCTGCTGGGCACCGGCGTGCTGGCGGCCTTGACCCGGCGCAGCCTGAGCTTGCCGCTGGCCACCCTGGCAGCGATGTTCGCAGGCGCGGTGTGTGGCCATTACTTCGGAGATGTGATGGGCATGGAAATGATGATCGCCGTGTCCCTGGTGGTGGCTGCCGGCGCCATGTTGCTGCCCAGCCGCCAACTGCTGTTGGCGCTGGCCATGCCGCTGTTCGCCCTGTTCCATGGCTGGGCCCATGGCGTGGAAGCGACGCCAAGCGCGTTCTGGCTGTTCAGTGCCGGCTTCGTCACGGTCAGCGGTTTGCTGTTGCTGGCAGGTTTCGCGGTGGGGTGCCTGTTGCGCCGCCATCAACGGCTGCAAAAAGCCTTCGGTGGCGGCCTGCTGGCTGGCGCGGCCTTGGTGCTGGCCGGCTGA
- a CDS encoding urease accessory protein UreF: MKNDMALLRLLQLASPGLPVGGFTYSQGLEWAVEAGWVHDVASFAAWQREQLHDTLGFLDWPVLVRLYQACLDDDAEGFDHWSRFLLGNRETAELRLEEQQRGSALARMLDGWQLGQAPAWRASLERCQLGGMAWLGVHWSIPLRQLALGHGYAWLEGAVMAGVKLVPFGQQAAQTLLRDLGEALPAVLENALVLADDQLGGGLPLLAIASSRHETQYTRLFRS; the protein is encoded by the coding sequence ATGAAGAACGATATGGCGCTGTTGCGCCTGCTGCAACTGGCGAGCCCCGGCCTGCCGGTGGGTGGCTTCACCTATTCCCAAGGCCTGGAGTGGGCTGTGGAAGCCGGCTGGGTGCACGATGTCGCAAGCTTCGCCGCCTGGCAACGCGAGCAGTTGCACGACACCCTTGGTTTTCTCGATTGGCCGGTGCTGGTGCGGCTCTACCAGGCTTGCCTGGACGATGATGCCGAAGGCTTCGACCACTGGAGCCGCTTCCTGTTGGGCAATCGGGAAACCGCCGAGCTAAGGCTGGAAGAGCAGCAGCGTGGCAGCGCGTTGGCGCGCATGCTCGACGGTTGGCAGCTGGGCCAGGCACCGGCCTGGCGGGCAAGCCTTGAGCGCTGTCAGTTGGGTGGCATGGCCTGGCTTGGCGTGCACTGGTCCATCCCGTTGCGTCAGTTGGCCCTGGGCCATGGCTACGCCTGGCTGGAAGGGGCGGTGATGGCGGGCGTCAAGCTGGTGCCGTTCGGCCAGCAAGCCGCCCAGACCCTGCTGCGGGACCTGGGCGAGGCGCTACCTGCCGTGCTCGAAAATGCCCTGGTTCTTGCCGACGACCAGCTCGGCGGCGGCCTGCCGCTGCTGGCGATCGCCTCGTCACGCCACGAAACCCAATACACCCGTTTGTTCAGATCCTGA
- the argE gene encoding acetylornithine deacetylase, with amino-acid sequence MNESSSRDLLARLVGFATVSRDSNLELIGFIGDYLAGLGVACELFLNDEGSKANLFATIGPQDRGGVVLSGHTDVVPVDGQAWTVEPFTLTERDGRLYGRGTADMKGFIASVLAAVPAFLAQPLKLPVHLAFSYDEEVGCLGVRSLLAALEQRAHKPRLCLIGEPTELRPVLGHKGKLAMRCQVQGAACHSAYAPYGVNAIEYAARLIGKLGQIGDSLARPEHHDERFDPPFSTVQTGVIKGGRALNIVPADCAFDFEVRALPGFEAQTVVDQLQAYAHAELLPRMRAVSADSDIRLQPLSAYPGLATSADSEAAQLVALLSGSDAFGTVAFGTEGGLFDQAGIPTVVCGPGSMDQGHKPDEFISHEQLRGCDAMLQRLVKHLSVG; translated from the coding sequence ATGAATGAGTCGAGCAGCCGCGACCTGCTGGCGCGGCTGGTGGGTTTTGCCACCGTCAGCCGCGACTCGAACCTGGAGCTGATCGGCTTCATTGGCGATTACCTGGCCGGGTTGGGGGTGGCGTGCGAGCTGTTTCTCAACGACGAAGGCAGCAAGGCCAACCTGTTCGCCACCATCGGCCCTCAGGACCGCGGCGGTGTGGTGCTGTCCGGGCATACCGACGTGGTACCGGTGGACGGCCAGGCTTGGACGGTCGAACCCTTCACCTTGACCGAGCGCGATGGACGTCTCTACGGGCGTGGCACCGCCGACATGAAAGGCTTCATCGCGTCGGTGCTGGCGGCGGTGCCAGCATTCCTCGCCCAGCCATTGAAACTGCCGGTGCACCTGGCGTTTTCCTACGACGAAGAGGTCGGCTGCCTGGGCGTGCGCTCCCTGCTCGCCGCCCTCGAGCAACGTGCCCACAAGCCACGGCTGTGTCTGATCGGTGAGCCCACCGAACTCAGGCCGGTGCTCGGGCACAAGGGCAAGCTGGCCATGCGCTGCCAGGTGCAGGGCGCAGCCTGCCATTCGGCCTATGCACCCTATGGTGTGAATGCCATCGAATACGCTGCGCGGCTGATCGGCAAGCTGGGCCAGATCGGTGACAGCCTGGCTCGGCCCGAGCACCACGATGAACGCTTCGATCCGCCGTTCTCTACGGTACAGACTGGTGTGATCAAGGGGGGCAGGGCGTTGAACATCGTCCCGGCCGACTGCGCGTTCGACTTCGAGGTGCGCGCCTTGCCTGGTTTCGAGGCCCAGACCGTGGTCGACCAGCTGCAGGCCTATGCCCATGCCGAGTTGTTGCCGCGTATGCGTGCGGTGAGCGCCGACAGCGACATCCGCTTGCAACCGCTCAGTGCCTACCCAGGATTGGCGACGTCGGCCGACAGCGAGGCGGCGCAACTGGTGGCGCTGCTCAGTGGTTCGGATGCGTTCGGCACCGTGGCGTTCGGCACCGAAGGCGGGCTGTTCGATCAGGCAGGTATCCCGACCGTGGTATGCGGGCCGGGCAGCATGGACCAAGGGCACAAGCCGGATGAGTTCATCAGTCACGAGCAGTTGCGCGGGTGCGATGCGATGTTGCAGCGCTTGGTGAAGCACCTGAGCGTTGGTTGA
- a CDS encoding APC family permease produces MPATAQANHAGFRRVLGLGSLLAVAIGLVVSQGVMVMMLQGVGAAGLGFIVPLGLAYLLALSYACSFSELALLIPRAGSLSSYTEVALGHFPAILATFSGYVVVAMFALSAELLLLDLIVGKVYPGVFPQFSVAFAVLGLFTVLNLMGIDIFAKLQNAMAVVMVIVLLILGIAAIREGHDAGATHALLQGDWNPMGAGVLALTAMAVWGFVGAEFVCSLVEETRKPERNIPRSMMIGLTVIFATIALYGLGALFLVPRQALSSDALPHYLFATTVFGKTGEVFLVIAAVTATCSTLNTSLAAIPRMLYGMACNGQAFPQFKRLSARANTPWVAVLFVAAITGLPILVMGQNAAAINLLLLSAALAWLLAYIIVHLDVIALRRRYPHLARPFRTPFYPLPQVFGIGGMLYAIWYASPSPEMTGEIFGVAGVVLAVVSLIAVVWIKGVMKKKLFKPEAM; encoded by the coding sequence ATGCCTGCCACCGCGCAGGCGAATCATGCCGGCTTTCGCCGGGTATTGGGGTTGGGTTCGCTGTTGGCCGTGGCCATCGGCCTGGTGGTGTCACAGGGTGTGATGGTGATGATGTTGCAAGGCGTCGGTGCCGCGGGCCTTGGCTTCATCGTGCCGCTGGGCCTGGCCTATTTGCTGGCGCTGAGCTATGCCTGTTCGTTCTCCGAGCTGGCCTTGCTCATACCCCGCGCCGGTAGCCTCTCCAGCTACACCGAAGTCGCCCTGGGCCACTTCCCGGCCATCCTGGCGACCTTTTCCGGCTACGTGGTGGTGGCCATGTTCGCCCTGTCGGCCGAACTGCTGCTGCTCGACCTGATCGTCGGCAAGGTCTACCCCGGGGTCTTCCCGCAGTTCTCGGTGGCTTTCGCCGTGCTCGGCCTGTTCACCGTGCTCAACCTCATGGGCATCGATATCTTCGCCAAATTGCAGAACGCCATGGCGGTGGTAATGGTCATCGTGCTGCTGATTCTGGGCATCGCGGCCATCCGTGAGGGCCATGACGCCGGCGCGACCCACGCCCTGCTGCAAGGCGACTGGAACCCCATGGGCGCAGGCGTGCTGGCACTGACCGCCATGGCCGTGTGGGGCTTCGTCGGCGCCGAGTTCGTCTGCTCGCTGGTAGAAGAAACCCGCAAGCCGGAGCGCAATATCCCACGTTCGATGATGATCGGCCTGACCGTGATATTCGCCACCATCGCCCTGTATGGCCTGGGCGCGTTGTTCCTGGTGCCACGCCAGGCGCTGTCTAGCGACGCCTTGCCGCATTACCTGTTCGCCACCACGGTGTTCGGCAAAACCGGCGAAGTGTTCCTGGTGATCGCGGCGGTCACCGCCACCTGCAGTACCCTCAACACTTCGCTGGCAGCCATTCCGCGGATGCTCTACGGCATGGCCTGCAACGGCCAGGCGTTCCCGCAGTTCAAACGGCTCAGCGCCCGCGCCAATACGCCCTGGGTAGCGGTGCTGTTCGTCGCGGCCATCACCGGCCTGCCGATCCTGGTGATGGGCCAGAACGCTGCGGCGATCAACCTGCTGCTGCTTTCCGCTGCCCTGGCCTGGTTGCTGGCGTACATCATCGTGCATCTGGATGTGATCGCCCTGCGCCGTCGCTACCCGCACCTGGCGCGTCCGTTCCGCACACCGTTCTACCCACTGCCGCAGGTGTTCGGCATCGGTGGGATGCTGTATGCGATCTGGTATGCCTCGCCGAGCCCGGAAATGACCGGGGAGATCTTCGGTGTTGCCGGGGTGGTACTGGCGGTCGTTTCGCTGATCGCGGTGGTGTGGATCAAAGGTGTGATGAAGAAGAAGCTGTTCAAGCCTGAGGCGATGTAA
- the sodC gene encoding superoxide dismutase family protein codes for MKAVVMTALLATAGLAQAAQTVELKLAGPDGPGKPIGTVTLEQGKYGTLLTPDLKDLPPGVHGFHLHQRPSCDPAEENGKPVPAGAAGGHWDPDATNAHKGPYDDSGHRGDLPALYVGADGKAMTPVLAPRLKTEDFKGHALMVHAGGDNHSDHPEKLGGGGARVACGVVQ; via the coding sequence ATGAAAGCAGTGGTAATGACCGCATTGCTGGCCACCGCCGGCCTCGCCCAGGCCGCGCAGACGGTGGAATTGAAACTGGCCGGCCCGGATGGCCCGGGCAAGCCGATCGGCACGGTCACCCTCGAACAGGGCAAGTACGGCACCTTGCTCACCCCGGACCTCAAGGACCTGCCACCCGGTGTGCACGGTTTCCATTTGCACCAGCGCCCCTCGTGCGACCCGGCCGAGGAAAACGGCAAGCCGGTGCCGGCCGGTGCCGCAGGCGGGCATTGGGACCCGGATGCGACCAATGCGCACAAGGGCCCCTATGATGACAGCGGCCACCGCGGCGACTTGCCGGCGCTGTATGTCGGCGCCGACGGCAAGGCCATGACGCCGGTATTGGCGCCCCGGCTCAAGACAGAGGACTTCAAGGGCCATGCCCTGATGGTGCATGCCGGTGGCGACAACCACAGCGATCACCCCGAGAAGCTGGGCGGCGGTGGCGCCCGGGTTGCCTGCGGGGTCGTTCAGTAG
- a CDS encoding carbohydrate porin yields MPPVFRVIPIALFVALASTTALASSDLTTRNTLTGDWGGLRHQLEEDGIRFTGDYSGETAYSAHGGLHRSARYSQNLKLGVQFDLSRLYGLANGGKVQLTLNDRRGNSASEDLVGNRLPIQENYGGLYTRLTELSYERTLFTPALNVKLGYMAMGNDLGGLDSGILCNFMNAGFCGHPLNMSGGSGWTNYPNAHLGVRVKYDLSPAWQLRVAAFNVDPESNGDSSRAWHLGPRHTTGTVVPVELVYKLQGELPGEYKLGYYYDSSDVKRIGSDKEVSGRGGHYLLVDQAVWNDPTSPGRTLHAFGQYSASSKAASPFTKWYGAGVVLYKPFEGRPRDTLALGYGRAVPNPRSRDVLQDAALATGQGFPDLDSAEQLVELSYGYQATPWLNLRPDVQYIIEPGAFSGQDIDNALVVGLQVKATF; encoded by the coding sequence ATGCCACCCGTTTTTCGTGTCATCCCCATCGCCCTGTTCGTGGCCCTGGCCAGCACCACCGCCCTGGCCAGCAGCGACCTGACGACCCGCAACACCCTGACCGGTGACTGGGGCGGCCTGCGCCACCAGCTCGAAGAAGACGGCATCAGGTTCACCGGCGACTACAGCGGCGAAACCGCCTATAGCGCCCATGGCGGTCTGCACCGCTCTGCGCGCTACTCACAGAACCTCAAGCTCGGCGTGCAGTTCGACCTCTCCCGGCTCTACGGCCTGGCGAACGGCGGCAAGGTCCAGCTAACCCTCAACGATCGCCGCGGCAACAGTGCCTCCGAAGACCTCGTGGGCAACCGCCTGCCGATCCAGGAAAACTACGGCGGCCTGTATACCCGCCTGACCGAACTGAGCTACGAGCGCACGCTGTTCACCCCGGCCCTGAACGTCAAGCTCGGCTACATGGCCATGGGCAACGACCTGGGCGGGTTGGACAGCGGCATCCTGTGCAACTTCATGAACGCAGGCTTCTGTGGCCACCCGCTGAACATGTCCGGTGGCAGCGGTTGGACCAACTACCCCAACGCCCACCTGGGCGTGCGGGTGAAGTACGACCTGTCGCCCGCCTGGCAATTGCGCGTGGCGGCGTTCAATGTCGACCCCGAAAGCAACGGTGATTCCAGCCGCGCCTGGCACCTGGGGCCGCGGCACACCACCGGGACCGTGGTGCCAGTGGAGCTGGTGTACAAGCTGCAGGGCGAATTGCCCGGCGAGTACAAGCTCGGCTACTACTACGACAGCTCCGACGTGAAGCGCATCGGCAGCGACAAGGAAGTCTCCGGTCGCGGCGGCCATTACCTGCTGGTCGACCAGGCTGTGTGGAACGACCCCACATCGCCTGGGCGCACCCTGCATGCCTTTGGCCAGTACTCAGCCTCGAGCAAGGCCGCGTCGCCGTTCACCAAGTGGTACGGCGCGGGCGTGGTGCTGTACAAGCCGTTCGAGGGTCGCCCGCGTGACACCCTGGCCCTGGGTTATGGCCGCGCGGTGCCCAACCCGCGTAGCCGCGATGTGCTGCAGGATGCGGCGCTGGCCACCGGGCAGGGCTTCCCCGACCTCGACAGTGCCGAGCAACTGGTCGAGCTGAGCTATGGCTACCAGGCCACGCCGTGGCTGAACCTGCGGCCGGATGTGCAGTACATCATCGAGCCGGGGGCCTTTTCCGGGCAAGACATCGACAATGCGCTGGTCGTGGGGCTGCAGGTCAAGGCGACGTTCTGA
- a CDS encoding DUF1028 domain-containing protein: MTFSIIGRCPETGQLGIAISSSSIAVGARCPWVRAGVGAVATQNITLPALGPQVLDALEHGQAPSTALEQVLRANGWSEYRQVTVIDSQGQVALFTGREALGVHNAVAGQQCAAAGNLLSSVHVIEAMVEAFEHAAGHLGDRLLAAMHAATAAGGEAGPVHSAAMKIAGDLTWPLVDLRVDWADDDPIGALGKLWQDYRPQMQDYVTRALDPTAAPSYGVPGDE, encoded by the coding sequence ATGACCTTTTCCATCATCGGCCGCTGCCCGGAAACCGGACAGCTCGGTATCGCCATCAGCTCGTCGAGCATCGCCGTGGGGGCTCGTTGCCCCTGGGTGCGCGCTGGCGTTGGCGCGGTGGCCACGCAAAACATCACGTTGCCGGCCTTGGGCCCCCAAGTGCTGGACGCCCTGGAGCACGGGCAGGCGCCGAGCACAGCCCTGGAACAGGTGCTCAGGGCCAACGGCTGGAGCGAGTACCGCCAGGTGACGGTGATCGACAGCCAGGGCCAGGTGGCCCTGTTCACCGGCAGGGAGGCGCTGGGTGTGCACAACGCGGTGGCCGGCCAGCAATGTGCGGCAGCGGGTAACTTGTTGTCCTCTGTCCATGTGATCGAGGCGATGGTCGAGGCGTTCGAGCACGCTGCGGGGCACCTGGGCGATCGTTTGCTGGCGGCCATGCACGCCGCAACGGCTGCCGGTGGCGAAGCGGGGCCGGTGCATTCGGCCGCGATGAAGATTGCCGGTGACCTGACCTGGCCGCTGGTCGACCTGCGGGTCGACTGGGCCGACGACGACCCCATCGGCGCTTTGGGCAAACTGTGGCAGGACTATCGCCCACAGATGCAGGACTACGTGACCCGTGCGCTGGACCCCACTGCTGCGCCCAGCTACGGAGTGCCTGGCGATGAATGA
- a CDS encoding RidA family protein, whose product MPTHTRIRMFNTKATYPNQTLDNDLCQAVRAGNTIYVRGQVGTDFEGRLVGLGDPRAQAEQAMKNVKQLLEEAGSDLSHIVKTTTYITDPRFREPVYQEVGKWLKGVFPISTGLVVAGLAQAEWLMEIDVIAVVPDQV is encoded by the coding sequence ATGCCTACCCATACCCGTATCCGCATGTTCAACACCAAGGCGACCTACCCCAACCAGACGCTGGATAACGACCTCTGCCAGGCGGTACGCGCCGGCAATACCATCTATGTACGAGGGCAAGTCGGCACCGACTTCGAAGGCCGCTTGGTGGGCCTGGGCGACCCCCGTGCCCAGGCCGAACAGGCGATGAAGAACGTCAAGCAGTTGCTCGAAGAAGCGGGCTCGGACTTGTCGCACATCGTCAAGACCACCACCTACATCACCGACCCACGCTTCCGTGAGCCGGTGTACCAGGAAGTCGGCAAGTGGCTCAAGGGCGTGTTCCCGATCTCCACCGGGTTGGTGGTGGCGGGGTTGGCACAGGCTGAATGGTTGATGGAAATCGATGTGATCGCCGTGGTGCCGGATCAGGTGTGA
- a CDS encoding LysR family transcriptional regulator encodes MASYTLRQLKYFVTTVEAGSVAEASRQLYIAQPSISTAIKSLEESFGVQLFIRHHAQGVSLTPSGKRFYAKTKALLQMTHEFEQNALADNDTVAGQIDIGCFETVAPLYLPRLIAGFRERYPGVDIRLRDGEQQDLIQGLTAGTFDLALLYDHDLDGTIEAEPLMAPQKPYVLLPEKHRFAGQAQVSLRDLCPEPMILLDVAPSRTYFVSLFNEMGLTPNIVFSSPSIEMVRGMVGQGFGFSLLVTRPHSPYTYDGQRLVTVDIAEPVALSGLAAARLKRVQLTKPAQLFVEFCREQLEQL; translated from the coding sequence GTGGCTTCCTATACCTTGCGTCAACTCAAGTACTTCGTCACCACCGTGGAAGCGGGCAGTGTCGCCGAGGCGTCACGCCAGCTGTACATCGCCCAGCCGTCCATCTCCACGGCCATCAAGAGCCTGGAAGAAAGCTTCGGTGTCCAGTTGTTCATCCGTCACCATGCCCAGGGCGTGTCGTTGACACCCAGCGGCAAGCGCTTCTATGCCAAGACCAAGGCTCTGCTGCAGATGACCCATGAATTCGAGCAGAACGCCCTGGCCGACAACGACACCGTGGCCGGGCAGATCGACATCGGGTGTTTCGAGACTGTGGCGCCGTTGTACCTGCCCAGGTTGATCGCCGGCTTTCGCGAGCGCTACCCAGGCGTGGATATCCGTTTGCGCGATGGTGAGCAGCAGGACCTGATCCAAGGGCTGACTGCCGGTACCTTCGACCTGGCATTGCTCTACGACCACGACCTCGATGGCACCATCGAGGCCGAGCCACTGATGGCGCCGCAGAAGCCCTACGTATTGCTGCCGGAGAAACACCGCTTCGCCGGCCAGGCCCAGGTATCCCTGCGTGACTTGTGTCCGGAGCCGATGATCCTGCTCGACGTGGCGCCGAGCCGAACCTATTTCGTGAGCCTGTTCAACGAGATGGGCCTGACACCGAACATCGTCTTCAGCTCGCCGTCGATCGAGATGGTGCGGGGAATGGTGGGGCAGGGGTTCGGTTTTTCGCTGTTGGTGACCCGGCCGCATTCGCCATACACCTACGATGGCCAGCGCTTGGTGACCGTGGATATCGCCGAGCCGGTGGCATTGTCGGGGCTCGCGGCGGCGCGGCTGAAGCGCGTGCAACTGACCAAGCCGGCGCAGTTGTTCGTGGAGTTCTGCCGGGAGCAGCTGGAGCAGCTATAA
- the ureE gene encoding urease accessory protein UreE, protein MIILTRRIAEADTVTGTVTLDVDRRIKSRLRVTLDDGREAGLMLERGHLLRGGELLTDAQRSQVVRVVAAPEQVSTVRCVDPLLLARAAYHLGNRHVPLQIEPGLLRYQHDPVLDDMLRGLGLVVLTEQAPFEPEAGAYQSAPHAHEHPFVRLPAHS, encoded by the coding sequence ATGATTATCCTGACCCGCCGGATCGCCGAGGCCGACACGGTGACCGGCACCGTAACCCTGGATGTGGACCGGCGCATCAAGAGCCGTTTGCGCGTAACCCTGGACGATGGGCGCGAAGCCGGGCTGATGCTCGAACGCGGCCACCTGCTGCGTGGCGGCGAACTGCTCACCGATGCCCAACGTTCGCAGGTGGTGAGGGTCGTGGCGGCCCCCGAGCAGGTGTCCACGGTGCGTTGCGTCGACCCGTTGCTGCTGGCCCGTGCTGCCTATCACCTGGGCAATCGCCACGTGCCGCTGCAGATCGAGCCGGGCCTGCTGCGCTACCAGCATGACCCCGTGCTGGATGACATGCTGCGCGGCCTGGGCCTGGTGGTGCTCACCGAGCAGGCGCCTTTCGAGCCCGAGGCAGGCGCCTACCAGAGTGCGCCCCATGCCCACGAGCATCCCTTCGTACGCCTGCCTGCCCATTCATGA
- the ureG gene encoding urease accessory protein UreG: MQHYQQPLRVGVGGPVGSGKTALLEALCKAMRDRYQIAVVTNDIYTKEDQRILTEAGALEPERIVGVETGGCPHTAIREDASMNLAAVEALARKFGNLEVIFVESGGDNLSATFSPELADLTIYVIDVAEGEKIPRKGGPGITKSDFLVINKTDLAPYVGASLEVMASDTRRMRPERPWTFSNLKQGEGLQAVIDFIVERGMLGVRH; this comes from the coding sequence ATGCAACACTACCAGCAACCCCTGCGCGTCGGTGTCGGCGGCCCCGTCGGCTCCGGCAAGACTGCACTGCTCGAAGCCCTGTGCAAGGCCATGCGCGATCGCTACCAGATCGCCGTGGTGACCAACGACATCTACACCAAGGAAGACCAGCGCATCCTCACCGAGGCCGGCGCCCTGGAGCCCGAGCGCATCGTCGGCGTGGAGACCGGCGGCTGCCCGCATACCGCCATTCGCGAAGATGCCTCGATGAACCTCGCTGCCGTGGAAGCGCTGGCGCGCAAGTTCGGCAACCTCGAGGTGATCTTCGTGGAGAGCGGCGGCGACAACCTGAGTGCGACGTTCAGCCCAGAGCTGGCAGACCTGACCATCTATGTGATCGATGTGGCCGAGGGCGAGAAGATCCCGCGCAAGGGTGGGCCTGGCATCACCAAATCGGATTTCCTGGTGATCAACAAGACGGACCTGGCCCCCTATGTCGGCGCTTCGCTCGAGGTCATGGCCAGTGACACCCGACGTATGCGGCCGGAGCGGCCCTGGACCTTCAGCAACCTCAAGCAGGGTGAAGGGCTGCAGGCGGTGATCGATTTTATCGTCGAGCGTGGGATGCTGGGCGTCAGGCACTGA
- the ureC gene encoding urease subunit alpha — protein sequence MSRISRQAYADMFGPTVGDRVRLADTALWVEVEKDFTIYGEEVKFGGGKVIRDGMGQGQMLAAEAMDLVLTNALIIDHWGIVKADIGVRSGRIAAIGKAGNPDVQPGVTVPIGPGTEVIAAEGKIVTAGGIDSHIHFICPQQVEEALTSGVTTFIGGGTGPATGTNATTCTPGPWYLARMLQAADSLPINIGLLGKGNASRPEALREQIAAGAVGLKLHEDWGSTPAAIDCCLGVAEALDIQVAIHTDTLNESGCIEDTLAAIGDRTIHTFHTEGAGGGHAPDIIRAAGQANVLPSSTNPTLPYTVNTVDEHLDMLMVCHHLDPSIAEDVAFAESRIRRETIAAEDILHDLGAFAMTSSDSQAMGRVGEVVLRTWQVAHQMKLRRGPLAPDSGYSDNFRVKRYIAKYTINPARTHGIAHEVGSVEVGKLADLVLWSPAFFAVKPALVIKGGMIATAPMGDINGSIPTPQPVHYRPMFGALGAARHATRMTFLPQVAMDRGLADELGLRSLIGVAHGCRRVRKADMVHNSLQPHIEVDAQTYQVRADGELLVCEPARELPLAQRYFLF from the coding sequence ATGAGCCGCATTTCCCGGCAAGCCTATGCCGACATGTTCGGCCCTACCGTGGGCGATCGCGTGCGCCTGGCCGATACCGCCTTGTGGGTCGAAGTGGAAAAGGACTTCACGATCTACGGCGAGGAGGTCAAGTTCGGCGGCGGCAAGGTCATCCGTGACGGCATGGGGCAAGGCCAGATGCTCGCCGCCGAAGCCATGGACCTGGTGCTCACCAATGCCCTGATCATCGACCACTGGGGCATCGTCAAGGCCGACATCGGCGTGCGCAGCGGGCGTATCGCCGCCATCGGCAAAGCGGGCAATCCCGACGTGCAGCCGGGTGTCACCGTGCCGATCGGCCCGGGCACGGAAGTGATCGCCGCCGAGGGCAAGATCGTCACCGCAGGCGGCATCGACTCGCATATCCATTTCATCTGCCCGCAGCAGGTGGAGGAAGCATTGACCAGCGGCGTCACCACTTTCATCGGCGGCGGTACCGGGCCGGCCACGGGCACCAATGCCACCACTTGCACCCCCGGGCCCTGGTACCTGGCGCGCATGCTCCAGGCCGCCGACAGCCTGCCGATCAACATCGGCCTGCTGGGCAAGGGCAACGCTTCACGCCCCGAAGCGCTGCGCGAACAGATCGCCGCCGGCGCGGTGGGCCTGAAGCTGCATGAGGACTGGGGCTCTACGCCTGCCGCCATCGACTGCTGCCTGGGTGTGGCCGAGGCGCTGGACATCCAAGTGGCGATCCATACCGACACCCTCAACGAGTCCGGCTGCATCGAAGACACCCTGGCGGCCATCGGCGATCGCACCATCCATACCTTCCACACCGAAGGCGCCGGCGGTGGCCATGCGCCGGACATCATCCGCGCGGCGGGGCAGGCCAACGTGCTGCCGTCGTCCACCAACCCGACCTTGCCCTATACGGTCAACACTGTGGACGAGCACCTGGACATGCTGATGGTCTGCCATCACCTGGACCCGAGCATCGCCGAAGACGTGGCCTTCGCCGAGTCGCGCATTCGCCGCGAAACCATCGCCGCAGAGGACATCCTCCACGACCTGGGCGCCTTCGCCATGACCTCGTCGGACTCCCAGGCCATGGGCCGAGTCGGCGAGGTGGTGCTGCGCACCTGGCAGGTGGCCCACCAGATGAAGCTACGCCGCGGGCCTCTGGCACCGGACAGCGGCTACAGCGACAACTTCAGGGTCAAGCGCTACATCGCCAAGTACACCATCAACCCGGCGCGGACCCACGGCATCGCCCATGAAGTAGGCTCGGTGGAAGTGGGCAAGCTGGCCGACCTGGTGCTGTGGTCGCCTGCTTTCTTCGCGGTCAAACCGGCGCTGGTCATCAAGGGCGGAATGATCGCCACTGCTCCCATGGGTGACATCAATGGCTCGATCCCGACCCCGCAGCCGGTGCACTACCGGCCCATGTTCGGCGCCCTGGGTGCGGCCCGCCACGCCACACGCATGACCTTCCTGCCCCAGGTGGCGATGGACCGTGGCCTGGCCGACGAGCTTGGCCTGCGCAGCCTGATCGGTGTGGCCCATGGTTGCCGACGGGTGCGCAAGGCCGACATGGTCCACAACAGCCTGCAGCCCCATATCGAGGTGGATGCCCAGACCTACCAGGTGCGCGCCGACGGTGAGCTCCTGGTGTGCGAACCGGCCCGCGAACTGCCGCTGGCCCAGCGCTATTTCCTGTTCTGA